Part of the Flavobacterium sp. MDT1-60 genome, ATGAAAAAACAAGCTAAATAATTAGCTTAAACATTTTTATAAATACAAAAAGCAGGTCTAGTGACCTGCTTTTTTTGTATTCTTAATCCTTTTAATACGGCAATTAATGCGAATCAAGAACAACATTATTTTTAATTAACTAACTAAATTTTAACTATCCTAAAGTTAGTTATTTATTTTTAACTTTTATGCAATTTCAGTTTTTTTTTACAAAATATCAATATCTCCTTTTCCTTCCCTTACAATTACCGGCTCATGTTCAGATAAATCAATAATTGTCGACCCTACATTGTCACCATAACCGCCATCAATTACCATATCAACAAGGTTCTGCCATTTCTCAAAAATCAATTCTGGATCTGTTGTATATTCAATAACATCATCTTCATCACGAATAGAGGTTGAAACTATCGGATTTCCTAATTGACGCACAATTTCAAGAACAATGTTATTATCCGGAACACGAATTCCGACAGTTGTTTTCTTTTTAAATTCTTTTGGTAAATTATTATTTCCTGGTAAAATAAAAGTATAAGGACCAGGTAATGCTCTTTTCAAAATTTTAAAAGTTGCAGTATCAATTTGTCTTACATAATCTGATAAATTGCTCAAATCATGACAAATAAAAGAGAAGTTTGCTTTTTCTAATTTTACTCCTTTAATTTTGGCAATTTTTTCTAAAGCACGTGAATTGGTAATATCACAACCTAAACCATAAACAGTATCAGTTGGATAAATTACTAAACCACCATTTTGCAAAACCTTCACCACTTTTGCAATTGCTGCTTCATTTGGTTTATCAGGATATATTTTTATAAATTCGGCCATTTTCTTTTAGAATAAAGATGTTAGATTATAGAATAAAGACTTCTCTTTACTTCTTTTAAAATTTTAATTGTATACATACTCATGCCACAGGCAAACAAATTCAATTTAAAATGAAATCACTTGCATTATCACGGAATGCTAATATAAATTGTGAAGGTTGAAAATCAAATCCTGCGAAAGTATCATTAGTTAAATCTAGAGTAAAATTTATAGCAATTCCATATACCTCCAAAAAACTGATAAATTTCAATGAAATTAAGTTTTCTCAAAAGTCTTTTTTCTTGCATCTATTTTCTTTTTTTTTTTAACCGATAACATCCAATTTAGCGAATCTCAACAACAACTTTTTAATTCCTCCTACTTCAAATTTTATTTCAGCTTTTTTATCAGGGCCAAAACCTTCTAAATTAACTACTTCACCTTTTCCAAAACGTTCGTGCATTACCACATTTCCAATAGTTAGTTTACTATCAAATAAATTCGCATTTGAAGCACTTGGTGCATTGCCTGCAACAGGTTTTAGTTTACGAATATTTAAATCCGGTTTTGGCTCGTTATCGGTAATATATTTTGGTGGAGTTCCTCCTACTGGTTTTGCCAGTCGTAATTTAGATTTATCAACATCCCCAAAAATATCACCATCAATCATTGGTTTATATCGGTAATTACTTTCTGCAGGCGTTAAATATTCTAAATATTGCGCATCAATTTCTTCAATAAAACGAGATGGCTCACTATCTGTCAGTTTTCCCCAACGGTAACGCGATTGCGCATAAGTCAAATACGCCTGATGTTCTGCACGAGTTAAAGCTACGTAAAATAAACGACGTTCTTCTTCTAATTCACTTCTGGTACTCATACTCATAGCACTCGGAAACAAATCTTCCTCCATTCCTACCACAAAAACATGGGGAAATTCAAGTCCTTTTGCCAAGTGAATGGTCATCAAAGCTACACGATCTTCATCACTCGTATCTTTATCTAAATCAGTTGCAAGTGCAACATCTTCCATAAATTCAGAAAGTGCTCCTCTTGCGCCATCAATTTCTCTTTGTCCTTCAGTAAAATCTTTTATACCGTTTAAAAGTTCTTCGATGTTCTGAATTTTTGCCATTCCTTCCGGTGTAGCATCTTTTTTCAACTCCTGAACCAAGCCTGTTTTTTTGGCAACATGGTCTGTAATATAAAAAGCATCCTGATTTTCATTGATTACCTGAAAACTCTGAATCATCGTCACAAAATCATTCAGTTTATTCTTTGTTCCGGTATTCAGTTTCAAATCGATCTTATCGATATTTACCATTACTTCCCAAATCGAACGTTTGTAATGATTCGCAGCAATCGTAAGCTTTTCAACAGTTGTATCTCCTATTCCACGAGCCGGATAATTAATCACACGAACCAAAGCCTCTTCATCTTTTGGATTAATTATCAAACGCAGATAACACAAAACATCTTTGATTTCTTTACGTTGATAGAAAGACAATCCACCATAAATTCGATACGGAATATCACGTTTTCTCAATGCATCTTCCATTGCACGAGACTGAGCATTAGTACGATATAAAATTGCAAAAGCTCCGTTATGAAGTTGATTTTGCATTTTTTGTTCAAAAATGGTACTGGCCACAAAACGTCCTTCTTCTGCATCCGTCAAACTACGATGAACCTTAATTTTTGCTCCAAAATCATTCGCCGTCCAAACTACTTTATCCAGTTTGGTTTTATTATGCTCCATTACAGTGTTTGCTGCTTCAACAATATTTCGGGTCGAACGGTAATTTTGCTCCAAACGAAACATTACAACACCTTCATAATCTTTCTGAAAATTCAGAATATTATTAATATTCGCGCCACGAAAAGCATAAATACTCTGCGCATCATCTCCAACTACACAAATATTCTGAAATTTATCTGATAAAGCCCTAACAATCAAATATTGAGAGTGATTTGTATCCTGGTACTCATCAACCAAAATATAACGGAAACGGTTCTGGTATTTCGCTAAAACTTCCGGAAAACGAGTCAACAACTCATTGGTTTTCAATAATAAATCATCAAAATCCATGGCACCAGCTTTAAAGCAACGCTCTACATATTGTTGATATATTTCTCCTAATCTTGGTCTTTTTGCCATTGCATCGGCTTCCACCAATTCCGGATTATTAAAATAGGCTTTTACAGTAATTAAGCTGTTTTTATAACTTGAAATTCGGCCCAAAATCTGCTTTGGTTTATAAATATCTCGATCCAGCTGCATTTCTTTAATAATAGAAGAAATAAGTCTTGCCGAATCTTGTGAATCGTAAATTGTAAAATTAGAAGGGTACCCCAAATGATCTGACTCCGAACGTAGAATACGGGCAAAAATCGAGTGAAAAGTTCCCATCCATAGGTTTTTAGCCTCTGTTGCTCCTACAATATCCGAAATCCTGTGTTTCATTTCACGGGCTGCTTTATTCGTAAAAGTAAGCGATAAAATGTTGAATGCATCAACACCCTGCGCCATCAAATAAGCGATTCTAATAGTTAAAACACGGGTTTTTCCAGATCCTGCACCAGCAATAATAATCATTGGCCCATCTTTCTTTAAAACGGGTTCTCGTTGTGCTTCGTTGAGCTGGTCAATATATTTTTGCATGAAATTTTTCTCCTTTTATGCAAAAATAAGAATTATACATTTAATAAGCTACTAAGATTCTGAGGTTCTAAGTGACTAAGTTTTTTATTTTTTTTGAAGCAGAAACAATTGGCATTTTATGAAATATGGTTCCCTCTTTCGGCTATATCTCTCCTCCCGATAGCCATCGGGAAGAGAGGATAACGACTCTATCGGGGCTAGATACAAACAATTGGCATCTTTTAAATATTTTGAAAGAAAATTCTTAAAATTTAAAATAACTCTATATTTGTAAAACTTATGAAATAAAAAATGAAAATAGAACTTACAAAAATCGCTGAAGAAACTTATTTTGAGATTATCAATAAATATTCCGAAACCAAAGCTGCTTCTTTTTCAAAAAGTACTATTTCAATTCTACACCTAATTGAACAAAATAATCAAATTGGGTCCAGGCATAAAAAAACTTCTTATAGAAAATTTTTAATTTCAAACCAAGTCTATTTGTTTTACAAAATAGAATTTCAAATAATTTATATAACCCTTTTTTGGGACAACAAAAGAAACCCAGCAAATTTAGATATTATACTTAGTTCTTAGCTTTTCTTTAAAATCTGAAAAGTCTATCGTTCTTCCTGCTTTAATATCTTCTTCGCTTTTTTCAAGCTGCTGAATCAAAATTTCCTCAGGAAATAAAAGAGCTGTAATTAACTTAACTTCCTGATGAGTAAAATTTTTAGATTTCAATTTTCTATAATAGGTTGCATGTTTCAAGCCTAATTTTTGCATAAAAAACTCAGCTTTATAATAGGATTTACCTATTAATTCAGGCAAACTATTAATGTATTTCTCATAATTTTCAACTATTTCTATCATTTTATGATACTTTTAATTCTCAAATATGAGACAAAGATAACTCATTTTTGATAATAATGATATAAATAGGCTAATGAATTACTTAAAAAACACATCGTAAGCAAATCGAATCAAAGTACCAATTACGACAACTAAAAAGAAAATTCGAATAAAACCATTTCCTTTATTGATCGCTAGTTTAGCTCCCAGCCAGCCACCAAGTCCGTTACTAACTGCCATCGGAATTGCGATTGTCCATATTATTTTTCCCTTTATCATAAACAAACAAATCGATCCGAAATTAGTCGCCAGATTTACCATTTTAGCATTTGCAGATGCGTGTAAAAAATCGAAACCTAAAAGTGCAATGAAAGCCACAACAAAAAA contains:
- a CDS encoding L-threonylcarbamoyladenylate synthase, producing the protein MAEFIKIYPDKPNEAAIAKVVKVLQNGGLVIYPTDTVYGLGCDITNSRALEKIAKIKGVKLEKANFSFICHDLSNLSDYVRQIDTATFKILKRALPGPYTFILPGNNNLPKEFKKKTTVGIRVPDNNIVLEIVRQLGNPIVSTSIRDEDDVIEYTTDPELIFEKWQNLVDMVIDGGYGDNVGSTIIDLSEHEPVIVREGKGDIDIL
- a CDS encoding ATP-dependent helicase, whose protein sequence is MQKYIDQLNEAQREPVLKKDGPMIIIAGAGSGKTRVLTIRIAYLMAQGVDAFNILSLTFTNKAAREMKHRISDIVGATEAKNLWMGTFHSIFARILRSESDHLGYPSNFTIYDSQDSARLISSIIKEMQLDRDIYKPKQILGRISSYKNSLITVKAYFNNPELVEADAMAKRPRLGEIYQQYVERCFKAGAMDFDDLLLKTNELLTRFPEVLAKYQNRFRYILVDEYQDTNHSQYLIVRALSDKFQNICVVGDDAQSIYAFRGANINNILNFQKDYEGVVMFRLEQNYRSTRNIVEAANTVMEHNKTKLDKVVWTANDFGAKIKVHRSLTDAEEGRFVASTIFEQKMQNQLHNGAFAILYRTNAQSRAMEDALRKRDIPYRIYGGLSFYQRKEIKDVLCYLRLIINPKDEEALVRVINYPARGIGDTTVEKLTIAANHYKRSIWEVMVNIDKIDLKLNTGTKNKLNDFVTMIQSFQVINENQDAFYITDHVAKKTGLVQELKKDATPEGMAKIQNIEELLNGIKDFTEGQREIDGARGALSEFMEDVALATDLDKDTSDEDRVALMTIHLAKGLEFPHVFVVGMEEDLFPSAMSMSTRSELEEERRLFYVALTRAEHQAYLTYAQSRYRWGKLTDSEPSRFIEEIDAQYLEYLTPAESNYRYKPMIDGDIFGDVDKSKLRLAKPVGGTPPKYITDNEPKPDLNIRKLKPVAGNAPSASNANLFDSKLTIGNVVMHERFGKGEVVNLEGFGPDKKAEIKFEVGGIKKLLLRFAKLDVIG